The region ACTCGGGCGAGAACTCGGCGAACGGCCAGAAGGCGGCCCGCGCCGGGTCGTCCACCACATGGGCCAGCAGCGCCACCGGCGGGCGCATCGCGGGGTCGGCGGCCAGCGCGACCAGCACGTCGGCCTCCGGCGGCCCCTCGATCAGCACCGCCTGCGGCCGGTACGCGTCCAACGCGGCCAGCACCGCCCGCGCGGACCCCGGCCCGTGATGCCGCACCCCCAGCAGGACGACGCCCTCCGGGACGTCGGCGCCAGCCGTACGCGCCACCGCAGTGGCCGCCGCGCGGTCGGCGGCGTCCGACGCGGCCGGACCCGGGGCGGGCGGCGGCGTCATGACGTCACCTCACGGCAGGCACGGTAGAAGTCCTTCCAGCCGTCCCGCTCCCTGATCACCGTCTCCAGATACTCCAGCCACACCAGGCGGTCCGCCGCCGGGTCGCGCACGACGGCGCCGAGGACGCCGGCCGCGATGTCGCCCGCGCGCAGCACCCCGTCGCCGAAATGCGCCGCCAGCGCAAGGCCGTTGGTCACCACCGAGATCGCCTCGGCCGTCGACAGCGTGCCCGAGGGGGACTTGATCTTGGTACGGCCGTCCTCCGTGACGCCGCCGCGGAGTTCACGGAAGACCGTGACGACCCGGCGGATCTCGTCGGCGCCCCGGGGCGCGGCCGGCAGGTCGAGGCCGCGGCCGATCTGCTCGACCCGGCGCGACACGATCTCCACCTCGTCCTCCGCGCTCGCGGGCAGCGGCAGCACCACCGTGTTGAACCGGCGGCGCAGCGCGCTCGACAGGTCGTTGACCCCGCGGTCGCGGTTGTTGGCGGTCGCGATGAGGTTGAAGCCGCGGACGGCCTGTGTCTCCGTGCCCAGCTCGGGGATCGGCAGCGTCTTCTCCGACAGGATCGTGATCAGCGCGTCCTGCACATCGGCCGGGATACGGGTCAGCTCCTCCACCCGGGCGATCCGGCCCTCGGCCATCGCCCGCATCACCGGACTGTGCACCAGCGCGGCAGTGCTCGGGCCGCGGGTGAGCAGCTGGGCGTAATTCCACCCGTAGCGGATCGCCTCCTCGGGGGTGCCCGCGGTGCCCTGGACGAGCAGGGTCGAGTCGCCGCTGATCGCGGCGGCCAGATGCTCCGACACCCAGGTCTTCGCGGTGCCGGGCACCCCGAGCAGCAGCAGCGCCCGGTCGGTCGCCAGGGTGGTGACGGCCACCTCGACGATCCGCCGCGGACCCACGTACTTGGGTGTGACGACCGTCCCGTCCGGCAGCGTCCCTCCCAGCAGATACGTGGCGACCGCCCACGGGGACAGATTCCAGCGCGCCGGGCGCGGCCGGTCGTCGACGGCGGCGAGCGCGACGAGCTCGGCCGCGAAGGCCTCCTCGGCGTGCGGCCGCAGGGCCTGCTCGGCGCCGGCCGCGGCGCTCGTCGTAGCGGTCATGGCTGTCCCCCACTCGTCGAACGGACCCCCTTCGGTCCGTGCTGTTCCCACCTTGCACCCGACCACTGACAATCCGTCACAGCCCGCTATCCACGCAGGTCAGAGAGATTGTCAGTGGTCGGTCCTAGCGTGGTCTGCATGGAGGACACGGAAGCTCGGTGGACAGCGGACCAGGTGCTCGCGCTCGCACCTGACGCAGCATCACGCACGGCGGGCGCGCGGCTCGCGGCGCCCGCGCCGTGGTCCGGCACGGGCGCGGCGGGCACGGCGGTGTGGGGGCTGTGCGCGGGCAGCGGCAGCAGGCCTTATCAGACGGTCGTCGATCTGAGCGGCCCCGCTTTCGCGTGCTCGTGCCCGAGCCGGAAGTTCCCGTGCAAGCACGCGCTGGGCCTGCTGCTGCTGTGGGCGGCCGGGGACGGCGGGCCGGTGGCCGCGGGGGCGGCCGAGCCGGAGTGGGCCGAGCAGTGGACGGCGGCACGCCACAGGAAAGCGGAAGCGGCTGCCGCCGCCGTGCCAGGTCCCGGGGCCGCGCCGGGCGGCCGGGAAGCGGCGAAGAAGCGGGCGGAGCGCCGGGCGGTCCGGGTGGAGGGCGGCGCGGTCGAACTGGAGCAGCGGCTCACCGATCTGCTGCGAAGCGGTCTCGCGGGGTCCGACCGCGCCGGATATCAGCAGTGGGACGAGATCGCGGCCCGGATGGTGGACGCGCAGGCCCCCGGGCTCGCCGCCCGGGTGCGCGAGCTGAGCACGGTGGCCGGCTCCGGGGGTGACTGGCCGTCCCGCATGCTGGAGGAGACGGGCCTGCTGCATCTGCTGGCCCGCGGCTTCCTCGGCCGCCAGCGGCTCCCGGCGCCGCTGGCCGAGACGGTGCGGACCAGGATCGGCTTCACCGTCGACTCCGCCGAATTGCTGGCGGGGCCGCTGGTCAGAGGGCAGTGGCTGGTCCTCGCGCAGTACGACACGGCGGACGAGCGGCTGACGACCCGGCGGATCTGGCTGTACGACTGCGCGTCGGGGCGCTTCGCCCTCGTCCTCTCCTTCGGTGCGGCAGGCCGGGCCCCCGAACTCGCCCTGCCCGTCGGCACGGTGCTCGACGCCGAGTTGGCCTTCCACCCGGCGGCGGTGCCGCTCCGCGCGGTCCTCGGCACGCGCTACGGCACGGGCCTGCCCGAGGAGGTGCCGCCCGGCACGGCGGTCGGCCCCGCGCTCGACTCCTACGGCACCGCCCTGGCCGACGATCCCTGGCTCGACGCGTGGCCCGTCCTGCTCACCGACGTCGTCCCCCTGCCCGGGCAGGACCGTTGGCACGTGGCCGACAGCGCGGATGCGGCGGTGCCGCTGCTCGGGGCCGATCACTGGCGGCTCGCCGCCATATCCGGGGGGCACCCCGTCACCCTCTTCGCCGAGGCCGGCCCCACCGGCCTGCGCCCCCTGGCTGGGTGGACGCGGGCGTCGCCGATACCGATCGCTCTGTAGGGGGTGACGCATCCTGGCGGTTCTTCGGCCGGAGGACACACCGCAAGAGGCAGGGCTCTGGGAGGTGCTGGGGGCACCCGGCAATTTCCTCAAGGCCGGGGCGACCCGGCACGACAGGGCGTCGCGGGGGTACGGGCACGTACATACGCTCAGCCGCGGCGCGATCGTCGGGACTGAACGAGGAGGGACTCGAATGGACATCGGGTGGGACGACCTCGTCGGAAGCGCGTTGCTCGGGACGGAGCGGCGGCGCCCGGGCGGGGTGGTGGGGGACGCGGCGGAGACCGCCGCGGGGCTGCTGGACGCCGCTGCGGCCGGGGCGGTACGGCGGCGGGCCGGGCTGCGGCCCGCCGTGGCCGGGCAGCGGCCGGCGGTGGCGCCGGAGGACCGGCGCGCGGAGTTGCCGCCCGCGGCACGCCGCCGGCTGGAGACGCTGCTGACCGACCGCGCCGGCGGCACCAGCGGAAACCGGCGCGGCTCGGCGCCGAATCTGGCCGAACTGCTGCCGCAGTGGCTGGCGGCGGCGCACCGCGAGGGCTACGCGGCCCCGCCGGAGATACTGCCGGCGTTGCTGGACGCGGCCCGGGCGCGGACGGATCTGCGGGCGGACGCGCTGGCCTTCGCCGGCCCCCGCGGGCGCTGGCTCGCCGGGCTGAACCCGGACTGGAAGTACGCGTTGCGGGCCGGCGCGGGAGCGGTTCCTGGCCCCGACCCGGAAGGGCGCGAGCAGGCGGAACGACTGTGGGAGGAAGGGCTGTTCGCCGAGCGGATCGCCCTGCTGAGCCGACTGCGGCTGACCGAGCCCGCGACCGCGCTCGCGCTGCTGGCCGCGACATGGAAGAGCGAGCGTGCCGAGGACCGGCTGATGTTCGTCGACTCGCTGCGGACCGGGCTGTCCGCGGCGGACGAGCCCTTCCTCGACCAGGCGCTGAGCGACCGCAGCCGCAACGTACGGGCGACCGCGGCCGAACTGCTCTCCGCGCTGCCGGAGTCCGCGCTGGCCGCGCGGATGGCGGGCCGTGCGCGCAGTTGCATATCCCTCGGCCCCGACGGCATCTCGGTGGAGGCGCCCTACGAGTGCGACGCGGCGATGGAACGGGACGGGGTCGCCCCGCGACCGCCCAACGGGCGCGGGGAGCGGGCGTGGTGGCTGGGCCAGTTGGTCGACGCGGCGCCGTTGGCGACCTGGCGGGCGCGGTTCGGGGGCCGCACCCCCGAGCAGATCATCGGGCTGCCCGTGCTGGACGACTGGCAGCCCGATCTGCACGCGGCCTGGTGCAGGGCCGCCGTCCGGCAGCGGGACAGCGAGTGGGCGCGGGCGCTGCTCGGGCCGCCGCCGGCACCGTCAGGACCGCTCGGCGCGGTCGGCGACCCGGCGAAGCTGCTGTCGATACTGCCCGGGGAGGAGCGGGCGGAGTGGGTCGCGGCGTTCATCGCCTCGCACGGGCTGTCCGAGGCGTTCCAGATGCTTGGAGTGTGCGCGGTGCCGTGGGCCGCGCCGCTGGGGCGGGCGGTGATCGACGCGCTCGACATCGCGCGGGACGCGGGCAGCTATCCGTGGAGTTTCAGCGGGGTGATGGGGCTGGCCGAGCGCTGCCTCGACCCTGCGAGTGCGGACCAGGTCGCTGCGCTGGCCTCGGCCGGGGAGGAGCCGGCCGATGGGGCGCCGGGCGCTGCCGCGTACTGGGGGGAGGCGTTTCAGCGGCTGGGCAGCACGTTGAGGCTTCGAGCCGCGATGTGGGATGAGCTTCGCCCTGCGGGCGGCGCTGGGTGACCCTGCGGGCTGCACCCGCTGGCCGGCTCCGGGACCTTCTCCCGGTGGTGGGCTCGTCGCGCAGTTCCCCGCGCCCCTGGGTGGATGCCACTTGCGGTGGGGGGTCGCCCTGCTGCTCCGTCGGGGGCTGGGCGCGCAGTTCCCCGCGCCCCCGAGGGGGTGCCACTTGCCGTGGCGTTGCGCGATTTCCCGACATCGGGGTTGCGCGCGCCGTTCCTCACACCCCTCGGTCGGTGCCACTTGCCGTGGGCCGTCATCTTGCTGCTCCGTCGGGGGTTGCGCGCGCCGTTCCTCGCACCCCTGGGTGGATGCCACTTGCGGTGGGCCGTCGCCCTGCTGCTCCGTCGGGGGCTGGGCGCGCAGTTCCCCGCGCCCCCGAGGGGGTGCCACTTGCCGTGGCGTTGCGCGATTTCCCGACATCGGGGTTGCGCGCGCCGTTCCTCGCGCCCCTGGGTCGGTGCCGCTTGCCGTGGGCCGTCACCATGCTGCTCCGTCGGGGCTGGCGGCGGGGGCATCCGCGCGGGGTCAGGCTGCCGCGGAGGAGACGTTCGCGTTGACCCAGGCCACGATGTCGCCCGTGGAGGTGCCGGGGGTGAAGATCGCGGCGACGCCGAGTGCCTTGAGCGGGGCGATGTCAGCCTCGGGGATGATGCCGCCGCCGAAGACCTTGATGTCCTCCGCGTCGCGGTCCTTGAGCAGTTCGATGACCTTCGCGAAGAGCGTCATGTGGGCGCCGGAGAGGATGGACATCCCGATGGCGTCCGCGTCCTCCTGGATGGCGGTGTCCACGACCTGCTCGGGGGTCTGGTGGAGGCCGGTGTAGATGACCTCCATGCCCGCGTCCCGGAGGGCCCGGGCGATGACCTTCGCCCCTCGGTCGTGGCCGTCGAGTCCCGGTTTGGCGACGACTACCCGGATCGGACCGGACACACCCATCTCTGCCTCCATGTGTATGCCTCGCGGGCCGCGGACCGCCCTGTGTGAACGAACGTTATCTCCCGTGTCCAGTGCCCGTCAGTTTTACGGACGGCTCCGAGGGGGAAATCACACAGTGGGACACATTCCCCAGAAGTCGGGCCGACGGTGGCCCATACGGGCGAGGGACACGCCCGGGCCGACCGGCGACCCGTCGAGGTTCTGAGGAGCCGCTGCCAGGACTCCGCATTGCCGCGCTCGCCAGCCGCAGAGCGCGGTGACGCGGCATCCGCGGACCCGTCCGCGGGCGCCGGTTCCTCCGATGGCACCGGGGTCAGTGCGGATTCCGGGGCCGCGACGGGAGGTGGGCCATGGCCGGCCAGTCGTCGGGGGCGAAGCAGGGCTCAGGTCAGGGCACCGGCAAAGGCGCAGGTCACGGCGCCAGAACGGACGCAGGCCAGGAGGAGGAGCCGGACGGCGCCGGAAGCCGCCTGTGGCACGGGGTGGGCCTGGCCAGGGCGACCGCGATGGACCTGGCGGTCCTGGCGGGGCACCTGGTGCTGTATCCGACCGGGATGCTCCCGGAGCGCGGCCACGCGCGGGACACCGGCAGGGCGCATCCACCGGTTCTCCTGCTGCACGGCTTCGTGGACAACCGCTCGGCCTTCGCCGTGCTGCGCCACTCGCTGCACCACCACGGATGGACGCAGGTGCAGGCGTTCAACTACTCCCCGCTCATCGGTGACATACGCGCCGCCGCCGAGCTGTTGGGCCGCCATGTGGAGCAGGTCTGCGTGCAGAGCGGGCGCCGCCGGGTGGACATCGTCGCGCACAGCCTCGGCGGCCTGATCGCGCGCTACTACGTTCAGCGGCTGGACGGCGACCTGCGGGTACGTACGCTGGTCACGCTGGGTACGCCGCATGCCGGCACCCGGGCGGTGCCCGTGCTGGCGCCGCATCCGATCATCCGGCAGATGCGGCCGGGTTCCGAGGTGCTGGTCGAGCTGGCGCAGCCCGCGCCCGGGTGCCGTACGCGGTTCGTCGCGTTCTGGAGCGACCTGGACCAGGTGATGATCCCGGTGGAGACCGCGCGCCTGGTCCACCCGGACCTTCCAGTGGAAAACATCAAGGTCAGCGGGGTGGGACACCTCGCACTGCCCGTGCACGGCACGGTGGTGGCCGAGATCCGCCGGGCCCTCGCGGGCGCCGGTCCACTGCGTCCCGCGATCGAGGCGGCATAACGGACACATAACGGTCGGATATCGACCGAACGTCGGGCAAGCCGGACGTGACGTTACGGGCAGAGATTGTGGCCTTCCCCCGGAGGCGGCTACAGTCACCGCTAATTCTCCTGCTGCCGAGGCGAAAGAGAAGCTGGCGGTGAACGAACGTCACCCGTCGGGGCACGTCCCCGACTACGACGCTTACGCGTACGACGCCTATTCCACGGGCGTCCACCAAGCTGTCGGCACCGTCTTCGCCGACGACACCATGACCGGGACGTACGGGTACATCCCGCAGCAGACTTCGCAGTACGGCTACGGCCAGCCGCAGGCCGAGCAGCAGGGCCAGGGCCAGGAGTACGCCTACGGCACCGGCTACAGCTACGACTACGGCCAGGGCCAGCAGCACGCCCAGCCGCAGCAGCCGCAGCAGAGCTACGACCCGTACGGCTACCCGACCGGTGCGACGTACTACGACACCGGCACCTACGACGCCCAGCAGTTCGCGTCGTACCAGCAGCCGCAGCAGCAGAGCGGCTACCCGCAGCAGGACTGGGACTCGGGCGCGTACCCGGCGTACGGCTACGGCTACGACGCCAGCGGCGACACCGGCGTCTACGAGCAGTTCCCGCCGCAGGCGTACGAGCAGCAGCAGTACGAGCACGACCAGCACCAGTACGCGCACTCGTACGCGCAGCAGACGCCGATGCCCGAGCCCGACCCGTACCGCGAGGCCCCGGTGTCGTACGCCGCCGAGCCCGAGCCGTTCGCGGCCGAGGCCCGCGGCCGCGCCGAGGCGGCAGCCGAGCCCGACCCGTACACGTACGAGCCGTACGAGCCCGCGGAGCCCGAAGCCGCCGCCGAGCGGCACGACTACGCCGCCGACGGCTTCGAGCCCGGCGCCCCGGCGGCCCGCAGCAGGCGCCGCAAGCCCGCCAAGCGCTCCGCGCTGCTCACCGTCGCCGTGCCCTCGGTCGCCGTGATGGGCGTGGCGGCGGTCGGCGCGGCGGCCGTGACCGGGGTGGGCGTGGCGCAGGGGGACTCGGGCAGCGCGCACACCGATGCCCAGGCCGCCACCGGCAAGGCGCCGACGACCCAGCTCGACCGGCAGCTCGCCGGGGTGAGCCAGGACGCCACCGACTTCGCGGACCGCGCCAGCCGTACGCAGGAGCGGATCGACCTCAAGGACCGGCAGGCGGCGGCGAAGGCCGCGGCGGCAGCGGCGGCGGCGCGCAAGGAGGCGCTGCGGCCGAAGTTCGTGCTGCCGGTCAAGCACAAGGGGCTGAGCGCCTACTTCGGGCAGGCCGGCGTCAACTGGATGGCCGTACACACCGGTATCGATTTCCCGGTCATGGTCGGCACCCCGGTGATGGCGGTGACGGACGGCACCGTCCGCACGCAGTGGAACAGCTCCTACGGCAACATGGCGATCGTCACCGCCCCGGACGGCACCGAGACCTGGTACTGCCATCTGAGCAGTACGAAGATCCGCAGCGGTTCGGTGAAGGCCGGTACGGTCATCGCGTACTCGGGCAACACCGGCAACACCACAGGCCCGCACCTGCACCTTGAGGTACGGCCCCACGGCGGTTCGCCGATCGACCCGCTGTCATGGCTGCTCAAGCACGGCCTCGATCCGCGATAAGCCCGCTCCCCACCCGCCATGAGCACGCCTGCGACCCGCGGTAAGCACGAGGGCCGCAGCACCGGCGAGCCCGAAAGCCCGCAGCGCCACGGCCCTGCGCCTAAGCCGGCACCGGCACCGGCAC is a window of Streptomyces sp. NBC_01477 DNA encoding:
- a CDS encoding cobalamin B12-binding domain-containing protein, with translation MGVSGPIRVVVAKPGLDGHDRGAKVIARALRDAGMEVIYTGLHQTPEQVVDTAIQEDADAIGMSILSGAHMTLFAKVIELLKDRDAEDIKVFGGGIIPEADIAPLKALGVAAIFTPGTSTGDIVAWVNANVSSAAA
- a CDS encoding DUF5691 domain-containing protein; protein product: MDIGWDDLVGSALLGTERRRPGGVVGDAAETAAGLLDAAAAGAVRRRAGLRPAVAGQRPAVAPEDRRAELPPAARRRLETLLTDRAGGTSGNRRGSAPNLAELLPQWLAAAHREGYAAPPEILPALLDAARARTDLRADALAFAGPRGRWLAGLNPDWKYALRAGAGAVPGPDPEGREQAERLWEEGLFAERIALLSRLRLTEPATALALLAATWKSERAEDRLMFVDSLRTGLSAADEPFLDQALSDRSRNVRATAAELLSALPESALAARMAGRARSCISLGPDGISVEAPYECDAAMERDGVAPRPPNGRGERAWWLGQLVDAAPLATWRARFGGRTPEQIIGLPVLDDWQPDLHAAWCRAAVRQRDSEWARALLGPPPAPSGPLGAVGDPAKLLSILPGEERAEWVAAFIASHGLSEAFQMLGVCAVPWAAPLGRAVIDALDIARDAGSYPWSFSGVMGLAERCLDPASADQVAALASAGEEPADGAPGAAAYWGEAFQRLGSTLRLRAAMWDELRPAGGAG
- a CDS encoding ATP-binding protein, yielding MTATTSAAAGAEQALRPHAEEAFAAELVALAAVDDRPRPARWNLSPWAVATYLLGGTLPDGTVVTPKYVGPRRIVEVAVTTLATDRALLLLGVPGTAKTWVSEHLAAAISGDSTLLVQGTAGTPEEAIRYGWNYAQLLTRGPSTAALVHSPVMRAMAEGRIARVEELTRIPADVQDALITILSEKTLPIPELGTETQAVRGFNLIATANNRDRGVNDLSSALRRRFNTVVLPLPASAEDEVEIVSRRVEQIGRGLDLPAAPRGADEIRRVVTVFRELRGGVTEDGRTKIKSPSGTLSTAEAISVVTNGLALAAHFGDGVLRAGDIAAGVLGAVVRDPAADRLVWLEYLETVIRERDGWKDFYRACREVTS
- a CDS encoding SWIM zinc finger family protein encodes the protein MEDTEARWTADQVLALAPDAASRTAGARLAAPAPWSGTGAAGTAVWGLCAGSGSRPYQTVVDLSGPAFACSCPSRKFPCKHALGLLLLWAAGDGGPVAAGAAEPEWAEQWTAARHRKAEAAAAAVPGPGAAPGGREAAKKRAERRAVRVEGGAVELEQRLTDLLRSGLAGSDRAGYQQWDEIAARMVDAQAPGLAARVRELSTVAGSGGDWPSRMLEETGLLHLLARGFLGRQRLPAPLAETVRTRIGFTVDSAELLAGPLVRGQWLVLAQYDTADERLTTRRIWLYDCASGRFALVLSFGAAGRAPELALPVGTVLDAELAFHPAAVPLRAVLGTRYGTGLPEEVPPGTAVGPALDSYGTALADDPWLDAWPVLLTDVVPLPGQDRWHVADSADAAVPLLGADHWRLAAISGGHPVTLFAEAGPTGLRPLAGWTRASPIPIAL
- a CDS encoding M23 family metallopeptidase — encoded protein: MNERHPSGHVPDYDAYAYDAYSTGVHQAVGTVFADDTMTGTYGYIPQQTSQYGYGQPQAEQQGQGQEYAYGTGYSYDYGQGQQHAQPQQPQQSYDPYGYPTGATYYDTGTYDAQQFASYQQPQQQSGYPQQDWDSGAYPAYGYGYDASGDTGVYEQFPPQAYEQQQYEHDQHQYAHSYAQQTPMPEPDPYREAPVSYAAEPEPFAAEARGRAEAAAEPDPYTYEPYEPAEPEAAAERHDYAADGFEPGAPAARSRRRKPAKRSALLTVAVPSVAVMGVAAVGAAAVTGVGVAQGDSGSAHTDAQAATGKAPTTQLDRQLAGVSQDATDFADRASRTQERIDLKDRQAAAKAAAAAAAARKEALRPKFVLPVKHKGLSAYFGQAGVNWMAVHTGIDFPVMVGTPVMAVTDGTVRTQWNSSYGNMAIVTAPDGTETWYCHLSSTKIRSGSVKAGTVIAYSGNTGNTTGPHLHLEVRPHGGSPIDPLSWLLKHGLDPR
- a CDS encoding esterase/lipase family protein; translation: MDLAVLAGHLVLYPTGMLPERGHARDTGRAHPPVLLLHGFVDNRSAFAVLRHSLHHHGWTQVQAFNYSPLIGDIRAAAELLGRHVEQVCVQSGRRRVDIVAHSLGGLIARYYVQRLDGDLRVRTLVTLGTPHAGTRAVPVLAPHPIIRQMRPGSEVLVELAQPAPGCRTRFVAFWSDLDQVMIPVETARLVHPDLPVENIKVSGVGHLALPVHGTVVAEIRRALAGAGPLRPAIEAA